One genomic segment of Fusobacterium nucleatum includes these proteins:
- the xerA gene encoding site-specific tyrosine recombinase/integron integrase, translated as MVDTLILDIKQAMSSTLTNGQMEKLHKVLAHYLYDLEITKKEGTEKEEKQNIEYLEAFLSAKHVEGCSRKSLKYYKATIENLFKKIEKSIKHITTNDLREYLDNYQKEGNASKITIDNIRRIFSSFFSWLEEEDYILKSPVRRIHKVKTGTVVKETYSDEAMEIMRDNCKSLRDLAIIDMLSSTGMRVGELVKLNIEDIDFEGRECVVFGKGDKERKVYFDARTKIHLHNYLKTRDDDNSALFVSLLKPHKRLQISGVEIMLRQLGRKLNITKVHPHKFRRTLATKAIDKGMPIEQVQQLLGHQKIDTTLQYAMVSQNNVKISHRKYIG; from the coding sequence ATGGTAGATACTTTGATTTTAGACATAAAACAAGCTATGTCTTCAACATTGACAAATGGGCAAATGGAAAAATTACATAAGGTACTGGCACATTATTTGTATGATTTAGAAATTACAAAAAAAGAAGGAACAGAAAAAGAGGAAAAGCAAAATATTGAATATTTAGAAGCTTTTTTATCAGCTAAACATGTTGAAGGTTGCTCAAGAAAATCATTAAAATATTACAAGGCAACAATAGAAAACTTATTTAAAAAAATAGAGAAATCTATTAAGCATATTACAACAAATGATTTAAGAGAATATTTAGATAATTATCAAAAAGAAGGAAATGCAAGTAAGATAACAATAGATAATATTAGAAGAATTTTTTCAAGTTTTTTTTCTTGGCTTGAAGAGGAAGACTATATTTTAAAAAGTCCTGTTAGAAGGATACATAAAGTAAAGACAGGAACAGTAGTAAAAGAAACTTATTCTGATGAAGCAATGGAAATTATGAGAGATAATTGTAAATCTTTAAGAGATTTAGCTATTATAGATATGCTTTCATCAACAGGAATGAGAGTTGGAGAGTTAGTAAAATTAAATATAGAAGATATTGATTTTGAAGGAAGAGAATGTGTTGTTTTTGGTAAGGGAGATAAGGAAAGAAAAGTATACTTTGATGCAAGAACTAAGATACATTTACATAACTATTTAAAAACAAGAGATGATGATAATTCTGCACTTTTTGTTTCTCTTTTAAAACCACATAAAAGATTGCAGATTAGTGGTGTTGAAATAATGCTTAGACAACTTGGAAGAAAATTGAATATTACTAAGGTTCATCCTCATAAGTTCAGAAGAACCTTGGCAACAAAAGCAATAGATAAAGGTATGCCTATTGAGCAAGTTCAACAGTTATTAGGACATCAGAAAATAGATACCACTTTACAATATGCGATGGTTAGCCAAAATAATGTGAAGATTTCACATAGAAAATATATTGGTTAA
- a CDS encoding Fic family protein: MKKIKILEQFTEEYIDDLNVRMTHHSNAIEGNTLTLNETASIILDDTIPNAMSKREFLEVLNHSDALKFLLAKLQNNTIDIYMIKEINKILLNRLNHNAGNFKTDYNYIRGADFETASPNETPYKMKEWFENMDYQLKNSNFDSEKLKIILENHIKFERIHPFSDGNGRTGRLVMLALMLENNLTPFVITVEDRAKYMDILRSQDIENFINLVEPLIEKEKKRISAFKNSSSLQI; the protein is encoded by the coding sequence TTGAAAAAAATTAAAATATTAGAACAATTCACAGAAGAATATATAGATGACTTAAATGTAAGAATGACACATCATTCAAATGCAATTGAAGGGAATACATTAACATTAAATGAAACTGCAAGTATAATTTTAGATGATACTATTCCTAATGCAATGTCTAAGAGAGAATTTTTAGAAGTTTTAAATCATTCAGATGCTTTAAAATTTTTACTAGCTAAATTACAAAATAATACAATAGATATCTATATGATAAAAGAAATTAATAAAATTTTATTGAATAGATTAAATCATAATGCTGGAAATTTTAAAACTGATTATAACTATATAAGGGGAGCAGATTTTGAAACAGCAAGCCCAAATGAAACACCATATAAGATGAAAGAATGGTTTGAAAATATGGATTATCAGTTAAAAAATTCTAATTTTGATAGTGAAAAATTAAAAATAATACTTGAAAATCATATAAAATTTGAAAGAATACATCCATTTTCAGATGGAAATGGAAGAACAGGAAGATTAGTGATGCTTGCTTTAATGTTGGAAAATAACTTAACTCCTTTTGTCATTACAGTAGAAGATAGAGCAAAATATATGGATATTTTAAGAAGTCAAGATATTGAAAATTTTATAAATTTAGTAGAACCATTGATAGAAAAAGAAAAAAAGAGAATTTCAGCTTTTAAAAATTCATCAAGTTTACAGATATAA
- a CDS encoding restriction endonuclease subunit S, whose protein sequence is MQKKITLLEQLTKSLFTRMFGDLRTNNKNWEIKKFNEIISILTDYHANGSYKILKNNVELLNFKDYALMVRTTDLENNNFIQGVKYINEKAYNFLKKTKIFGGEIIINKIGSAGNVYLMPLLNRPASLGMNQFMIRLKKEYNNIFYYKLLVTEYYANAIKNNVQGAVTKTITKDAIKNIDMIVPPIELQNKFAKRVEKIEKLKFIISTIILKVCEILKKKGVEKN, encoded by the coding sequence ATGCAAAAAAAAATTACTCTTTTAGAGCAATTAACAAAATCTTTATTTACTAGAATGTTTGGAGATTTAAGGACTAATAATAAAAACTGGGAAATAAAGAAATTTAATGAAATTATTTCTATTTTAACTGATTATCATGCAAATGGAAGCTATAAAATTTTAAAGAATAATGTAGAATTATTGAATTTTAAAGATTATGCTTTAATGGTAAGAACAACTGATTTAGAAAATAATAACTTTATTCAAGGAGTGAAATATATAAATGAAAAAGCTTATAATTTTTTAAAAAAGACAAAAATTTTTGGTGGAGAAATAATAATTAATAAAATTGGAAGTGCTGGAAATGTATATTTAATGCCTCTTTTAAATAGGCCTGCTTCTCTAGGAATGAATCAATTTATGATACGCTTAAAAAAAGAGTATAATAATATTTTTTACTATAAATTATTGGTAACAGAATACTATGCTAATGCAATAAAAAATAATGTCCAAGGAGCTGTTACCAAAACTATAACAAAAGATGCAATAAAAAATATTGATATGATTGTTCCTCCAATAGAGCTACAAAATAAATTTGCTAAAAGAGTTGAAAAAATAGAGAAATTGAAATTTATCATTTCAACAATTATTTTAAAAGTTTGTGAAATCCTTAAAAAGAAAGGAGTTGAAAAAAATTAA
- a CDS encoding restriction endonuclease subunit S, which translates to MNKRKVTLDDICFFQEGPGVRKYQYCKKGIKLINVSNLVDGEIDLSNSNRCISQEEAYGRYKHFLIDEGDLIIASSGIKVEYLDKKVAFIKKEHLPLCMNTSTIRFKVKDKNELDIFYLSYFFKSKNFKNQISN; encoded by the coding sequence ATGAATAAAAGAAAAGTTACACTAGATGATATTTGTTTTTTCCAAGAAGGTCCTGGAGTTAGAAAATATCAATATTGTAAAAAAGGGATAAAATTAATAAATGTTTCAAATTTAGTTGATGGAGAAATAGATTTATCTAATAGCAATCGTTGTATTTCACAAGAAGAGGCATATGGTAGATATAAACATTTCCTAATAGATGAAGGTGATTTAATAATAGCCAGTTCAGGTATAAAAGTTGAATATTTAGATAAAAAAGTAGCATTTATAAAAAAAGAACATTTACCATTATGTATGAATACATCTACAATAAGATTTAAAGTAAAAGATAAAAATGAATTAGATATTTTTTATCTATCTTATTTTTTTAAATCTAAAAATTTTAAAAATCAAATTTCAAATTAA
- a CDS encoding restriction endonuclease subunit S: protein MKINSKLGDLVNIKTGKLDANAAVYNGKYPFFTTSEETFKINTYAYDDEAVLVAGNGNLNVKYFHGKFNAYQRTYILTKKEDVKVNMKYIYYFLDKYLDILRSLSIGGVIKYIKLENLVSPILNLPTMETQNKIVKKLDSLKEILDIQNKKLNLLSDFNKSLFRTQFLNNIKDFKEKKLEDIIEVKSSKRVFLNELSKNGVPFYRGTEIAKLSRGENVESNLFISKELYQNLRKTSDVPKIGDLLLPSICNNGEIWYVDKSNPFYFKDGRVLWLKLNKNINGKYLQYYLTEKFRQDYSKIASGTTFPELKIITLKNLLLPIPPIELQNKFAKRVEKIEKLKFEIEKSIEEAQKLYNSLIYKYFDG from the coding sequence ATGAAGATTAATTCAAAACTAGGAGATTTAGTAAATATAAAAACTGGAAAATTAGATGCTAATGCTGCTGTTTATAATGGGAAATACCCATTTTTTACAACATCAGAAGAAACTTTTAAGATAAATACATATGCTTATGATGATGAAGCTGTTTTAGTTGCTGGAAATGGGAATTTAAATGTAAAATATTTCCATGGGAAATTTAATGCCTATCAACGTACTTATATTTTGACTAAAAAAGAAGATGTAAAAGTTAATATGAAATATATTTACTATTTTTTAGATAAATATTTAGATATCCTACGTTCATTATCAATAGGTGGAGTTATAAAATACATAAAATTAGAGAATCTTGTAAGCCCTATTCTTAATTTACCAACAATGGAAACTCAAAATAAAATTGTAAAGAAATTGGATAGTTTAAAAGAAATCTTAGATATACAAAACAAAAAATTAAATTTATTATCAGATTTTAACAAATCTTTATTTAGAACTCAATTTCTAAATAATATAAAGGATTTTAAAGAAAAAAAATTAGAAGATATTATAGAAGTAAAATCAAGTAAAAGAGTTTTTCTCAATGAATTATCTAAAAATGGTGTTCCATTTTATAGAGGAACAGAAATTGCTAAATTGAGTAGAGGAGAAAATGTAGAATCTAATCTATTTATATCAAAAGAACTATATCAAAATTTAAGAAAAACTTCTGATGTACCAAAAATTGGAGATTTATTACTTCCATCTATTTGTAATAATGGTGAAATATGGTATGTGGATAAGAGTAATCCCTTTTATTTCAAAGATGGTCGTGTCCTATGGCTAAAGCTAAATAAAAATATAAATGGAAAATACTTACAATATTATTTAACAGAAAAATTTAGACAAGATTATTCTAAAATAGCATCAGGAACAACCTTTCCAGAATTAAAAATAATAACTTTAAAAAATCTTTTATTACCTATTCCACCTATAGAATTGCAAAATAAATTTGCTAAAAGAGTTGAAAAAATAGAGAAATTGAAATTTGAAATTGAAAAATCTATTGAAGAAGCTCAAAAGTTATATAATAGCTTAATTTATAAATATTTTGATGGTTAA
- a CDS encoding class I SAM-dependent DNA methyltransferase produces MITGEIRNKIDRMWEYFWTGGLTNPVDVIEQLTYLIFMKRLDQEEQRKEKEKQLANIFGDTDEKFIFDEKHQEIRWNNLIQLGDPKQLYDKVRNEAFEFIKNLDDDKESVFSQYMQNAIFKVPTPAVLQNTMDTIEEIFNNPQMVEDKDTKGDLYEYLLSKLSTSGKNGQFRTPKHIINMMVELMKPTVEDKIIDPACGTSGFLVSSIEYIKRNFKDILATSPEIYKYFSTSMIHGNDTDATMLGISAMNLLLHDMKTPKLKRIDSLSTDFSEENDYTLVLANPPFKGSVDESLLSSTLTRVVKTKKTELLFIALFLRLLKIGGRGSVIVPDGVLFGASNAHKNLRKELIENNQLEAVISMPSGVFKPYAGVSTGILIFTKTGNGGTDNVWFYDMTADGYSLDDKRNLVEENDIPDIIKRFSNLENEKDRKRTDKSFFVPKQEIVDNDYDLSINKYKEIIYEKVEYEEPEVILQKLEELSKSIDEKLKELKVMLDED; encoded by the coding sequence GTGATTACAGGTGAAATTAGAAACAAAATAGATAGGATGTGGGAATATTTTTGGACAGGAGGATTAACAAATCCTGTTGATGTAATAGAACAACTTACCTATCTTATTTTTATGAAGAGATTGGACCAAGAGGAACAAAGAAAAGAAAAAGAAAAACAACTTGCAAATATTTTTGGAGATACTGATGAGAAATTTATTTTTGATGAAAAACATCAAGAAATTAGATGGAATAACCTTATTCAATTAGGAGATCCTAAGCAATTATATGATAAAGTTAGAAATGAAGCTTTTGAATTTATAAAAAATTTAGATGATGATAAAGAAAGTGTATTTTCACAATATATGCAAAATGCTATTTTTAAAGTTCCAACACCAGCTGTTTTACAAAATACAATGGATACTATTGAAGAAATTTTTAATAATCCTCAAATGGTTGAAGATAAAGATACAAAAGGGGATTTATATGAATATTTACTTTCAAAATTATCAACTTCTGGTAAAAATGGACAATTTAGAACACCTAAACATATTATAAATATGATGGTTGAACTTATGAAACCGACTGTTGAAGATAAAATAATTGACCCAGCCTGTGGAACATCTGGATTCTTAGTAAGTTCAATAGAATATATAAAAAGAAATTTTAAGGATATATTAGCAACATCACCAGAAATTTATAAGTATTTTTCAACATCTATGATACATGGAAATGATACTGATGCAACAATGTTAGGTATTTCTGCAATGAACTTATTACTTCATGATATGAAAACTCCTAAATTAAAGAGAATTGATTCACTTTCAACAGATTTTAGTGAGGAAAATGATTATACATTAGTGCTTGCTAATCCTCCATTTAAAGGAAGTGTTGATGAATCTCTACTTTCTAGTACATTAACAAGAGTAGTGAAAACTAAAAAAACAGAATTATTATTCATTGCTTTATTTTTAAGACTTTTAAAAATAGGAGGAAGAGGATCTGTTATTGTTCCTGATGGAGTGTTATTTGGTGCTTCAAACGCTCATAAAAATTTAAGAAAAGAATTAATTGAAAATAACCAACTGGAAGCTGTTATTTCTATGCCTAGTGGAGTATTTAAACCTTATGCTGGTGTATCGACAGGTATCTTAATTTTTACTAAAACTGGAAATGGTGGAACTGATAATGTTTGGTTTTATGATATGACAGCTGATGGATATTCACTTGATGATAAAAGAAATCTCGTTGAAGAAAATGATATTCCAGATATTATAAAAAGATTTTCTAACTTAGAAAATGAAAAAGATAGAAAAAGAACTGATAAATCTTTCTTTGTTCCTAAACAAGAAATAGTTGATAATGACTATGATTTATCAATAAATAAATATAAAGAGATTATCTATGAAAAAGTTGAATATGAAGAACCAGAAGTTATTTTACAAAAATTAGAAGAACTTTCAAAATCTATTGATGAAAAGTTGAAAGAGTTAAAAGTGATGCTAGATGAAGATTAA
- a CDS encoding metal ABC transporter permease, translated as MSAGLTIQLIAILISVACSLLGVFLVLRSMSMLTDAISHTVLLGIVLSFFITHKFDSPLLIIGATLTGLLTVYLVELITDTNLVKEDAAIGIVLSILFSIAVVLISKYTANIHLDIDAVLLGEIAFAPFHTKEIFGFKIANGIVNGLSILILNLLVITIFFKEIKISIFDRALALTLGLFPEVFHYLLMSLVSVTAVVSFDVVGATLMISFMIGPATIAYMISKSLKMMLIYSALIGTISSIIGYHLAVFLDVSISGSIAVVIGIIFFIVLFGKRVKRKSVI; from the coding sequence ATGAGTGCAGGACTAACAATACAATTAATTGCTATTTTAATATCAGTGGCTTGTTCATTATTAGGAGTATTTTTGGTTTTAAGATCTATGAGTATGCTTACAGATGCAATTAGTCATACAGTTTTACTAGGAATTGTACTTTCATTTTTTATTACTCATAAATTTGATTCTCCTTTACTTATTATAGGAGCAACTTTAACAGGGCTTTTGACTGTTTATCTAGTTGAGCTCATAACTGATACTAATTTAGTAAAAGAAGACGCTGCAATAGGGATAGTTTTATCAATTTTATTTAGTATAGCAGTTGTTCTTATCTCTAAATACACAGCAAATATACATTTGGATATAGATGCAGTTTTATTAGGGGAGATAGCTTTTGCACCTTTTCATACAAAAGAAATATTTGGTTTTAAAATTGCTAATGGAATTGTGAATGGACTTTCAATTTTAATTCTTAATTTATTAGTGATTACTATATTTTTTAAAGAAATAAAAATATCAATTTTTGATAGAGCCTTAGCATTAACATTAGGTTTATTTCCAGAAGTATTTCATTACTTGTTAATGAGTTTAGTGTCTGTAACAGCAGTAGTTTCTTTTGATGTTGTTGGAGCAACTCTTATGATTTCTTTTATGATAGGACCTGCTACCATAGCTTATATGATTTCTAAAAGTTTAAAGATGATGTTAATTTATAGTGCTTTAATTGGCACTATCTCATCAATAATAGGTTATCATCTAGCAGTATTTTTAGATGTTTCAATTTCTGGTAGTATAGCAGTTGTGATTGGAATAATATTCTTTATAGTACTATTTGGAAAGAGAGTAAAAAGAAAAAGTGTTATTTGA
- a CDS encoding metal ABC transporter permease: MAEILKLFLNSYTFKVVTLGCTLLGIVSAIIGTFAVLKKESLLGDGISHASLAGICLAFLITGKKELYILLIGALIIGLICIFLIHYTQLKSKVKFDSAIALMLSTFFGLGLVLLTYLKKISGAKKAGLNRFIFGQASTLVVKDIYLIIAVGLILIFLVLLFWKEIKISIFQADYAKTLGIDSSKINFLVSTMIVINVIIGIQIAGVILMTAMLVIPPVAAKQWSKKLSIVTLLSAIIGGISGAMGSVISTFDASLPTGPLIILVSGIFVLISFLFSKKGIIARNYRIYMRNKKLRLQENKGDKE; the protein is encoded by the coding sequence ATGGCAGAAATATTAAAACTTTTCTTAAATAGTTATACCTTTAAGGTTGTTACTCTTGGTTGTACTCTTTTAGGAATAGTTAGTGCTATCATTGGGACTTTTGCAGTCTTAAAAAAAGAAAGTTTATTAGGAGATGGTATATCCCATGCTTCACTTGCAGGAATATGCCTTGCTTTTTTAATTACTGGAAAAAAAGAATTATATATTTTATTAATAGGAGCTTTAATAATAGGGCTTATATGTATTTTTCTAATTCACTACACACAATTAAAATCAAAAGTAAAATTTGATAGTGCCATTGCTTTAATGTTATCAACATTTTTTGGATTAGGTTTAGTATTACTGACATATCTAAAAAAAATATCTGGTGCAAAAAAGGCAGGATTAAATAGATTTATCTTTGGACAGGCATCTACATTAGTAGTAAAAGATATTTATTTAATAATTGCTGTTGGATTGATTTTAATATTTTTAGTGCTATTGTTTTGGAAAGAAATAAAAATAAGTATATTTCAAGCTGATTATGCAAAAACCTTGGGAATAGATAGTAGTAAAATAAATTTTTTAGTTTCTACTATGATAGTTATTAATGTTATTATTGGAATACAAATAGCAGGGGTAATTTTAATGACTGCAATGTTGGTTATACCACCTGTTGCTGCAAAACAATGGAGTAAAAAACTGTCAATTGTTACTCTTTTATCAGCAATAATTGGTGGAATTTCGGGAGCTATGGGCAGTGTTATTTCTACATTTGATGCTTCTTTACCAACAGGACCATTAATAATATTAGTATCTGGAATTTTTGTTTTAATCAGTTTTTTATTTTCAAAAAAAGGTATAATTGCTAGAAATTATAGAATTTATATGAGAAATAAAAAATTGAGATTACAGGAAAATAAAGGTGATAAAGAATGA
- a CDS encoding metal ABC transporter ATP-binding protein, with amino-acid sequence MNAIEIKNLTVAYGENIALENFNLDIEVGSLMALVGPNGAGKSTLIKTILKFLKQITGEIKINGKSLAYVPQRNSVDWDFPTTLFDVVEMGCYGRVGLFKRVNKEEKVKVLKAIEQVGMLEFKDRQISELSGGQQQRTFIARALVQEADIYLMDEPFQGVDSTTEKSIVNILKKLKSEGKTLIIVHHDLQTVPTYFETVTFINKTVIASGKVEKVFTQENIDITYKK; translated from the coding sequence ATGAATGCTATTGAAATTAAAAATTTAACAGTTGCTTATGGAGAAAATATAGCATTGGAGAATTTTAATTTAGATATTGAAGTTGGAAGTTTGATGGCACTTGTAGGACCAAATGGTGCAGGAAAATCAACTCTTATCAAAACAATATTAAAATTTTTAAAACAAATAACTGGTGAAATAAAAATAAATGGAAAAAGTTTAGCCTATGTTCCACAAAGAAATAGTGTTGATTGGGATTTTCCCACAACACTATTTGATGTAGTTGAAATGGGTTGTTATGGCAGAGTTGGACTTTTTAAAAGAGTTAATAAAGAAGAAAAAGTTAAAGTTTTAAAAGCAATAGAACAAGTTGGTATGTTAGAGTTTAAAGATAGACAAATATCAGAGCTTTCAGGTGGACAACAACAAAGGACTTTTATTGCAAGAGCCTTGGTTCAAGAAGCGGATATTTATCTTATGGATGAGCCTTTTCAAGGTGTTGATTCAACAACAGAAAAATCAATAGTAAATATATTAAAAAAATTAAAATCAGAGGGAAAAACTTTAATTATAGTACACCATGATTTACAAACTGTACCAACTTATTTTGAAACTGTTACTTTTATAAATAAAACAGTTATTGCTAGTGGAAAAGTAGAGAAGGTTTTCACACAAGAAAATATAGATATAACATATAAGAAATAA
- a CDS encoding metal ABC transporter solute-binding protein, Zn/Mn family yields the protein MKKIFKLLTVMMISLFIVACGEKKEEVKTSNEIQKIKVTTTLNYYQNLIEEIGGDKVEVTGLMKEGEDPHLYVATAGDVEKLQNADLVVYGGLHLEGKMTDIFANLSNKYILNLGDQLDKSLLHKEDENTYDPHVWFNTKFWAIQAKSVADKLSEILPESKDYFENNLQVYLKSLDEATEYIQAKINEIPEESRYLITAHDAFAYFAEQFGLQVKAIQGVSTDSEIGTKQIEDLANFIVEHNIKAIFVESSVNHKSIEALQEAVKAKGGNVEIGGELYSDSMGDKENNTETYIKTIKANADTISNALK from the coding sequence ATGAAAAAAATTTTTAAATTATTAACTGTTATGATGATTTCTTTATTTATTGTTGCTTGTGGTGAGAAAAAAGAGGAAGTAAAAACTTCTAATGAAATACAAAAAATAAAAGTTACAACAACTTTAAACTATTATCAAAATTTAATAGAAGAAATTGGTGGAGATAAAGTTGAAGTTACAGGACTTATGAAAGAAGGAGAAGATCCTCATTTATATGTAGCAACAGCAGGAGATGTAGAAAAATTACAAAATGCTGATTTAGTTGTCTATGGTGGATTACATCTTGAAGGAAAAATGACAGATATATTTGCAAATTTATCAAATAAATATATTTTAAACTTAGGAGATCAATTAGATAAATCCCTTTTACATAAAGAAGATGAAAATACTTATGATCCACATGTTTGGTTTAATACAAAATTCTGGGCTATACAAGCTAAATCTGTTGCTGATAAATTAAGTGAAATATTACCTGAAAGTAAAGATTATTTTGAAAATAATTTACAAGTTTATTTAAAATCTTTAGACGAAGCAACTGAATATATACAAGCTAAAATAAATGAAATTCCAGAAGAATCAAGATATTTAATTACTGCTCATGATGCCTTCGCATATTTTGCAGAACAATTTGGTTTACAAGTAAAAGCTATACAAGGTGTTTCAACTGACTCTGAAATTGGGACTAAACAAATTGAAGATTTAGCTAATTTCATAGTTGAACATAATATAAAAGCTATTTTTGTTGAATCTTCTGTAAATCATAAAAGCATAGAAGCCTTACAAGAAGCTGTAAAAGCGAAAGGTGGAAATGTAGAAATTGGTGGAGAACTTTATTCAGACTCTATGGGAGATAAAGAAAATAATACAGAAACTTATATAAAAACAATAAAAGCAAATGCTGATACTATATCAAATGCTTTAAAATAA
- a CDS encoding MATE family efflux transporter — protein sequence MKKVYDMTKGKIWTIILSFSLPLLGASLIQQLYNTADMIFVGNFVGKEATGAVGASSLLFTCIIGLFTGVSIGVGVAVSQKIGSKDLEMASKVSYTAITFGIIGGIVLTLIGFFSAEFLLTLMNTPKEIMYDSVIYLKIYFLSMLPMILYNIGAGIIRSTGNSKTPFYILIIGGLANVFANYIFIVVFKMGVSGVAIATTLSQTLTAVIVLTYLFKNKTAIKFKSSELKIEFSLLKQILYFGLPAGIQSMLITFSNIIVQYYINGYGGDAVAAYATYFKLENFIWMPIVAIGQASMTFSGQNVGANNYKRVKKGALVAILLSGGLSIVIATIILTFSHTFMRIFIKNEEIIYLGSQIALTTFPFYWLYSILEVLGSSLRGMGYSIVSMYVTTICLCGVRITLLYLISKFNLDFKSVAYVYPMTWFFTASIFIIAFLKIINKKDYK from the coding sequence ATGAAAAAAGTTTATGATATGACAAAAGGAAAAATTTGGACTATAATCCTTTCTTTTTCTTTGCCACTTCTTGGAGCAAGTTTAATTCAACAATTATATAATACAGCTGATATGATATTTGTTGGGAATTTTGTAGGTAAAGAAGCAACAGGAGCTGTTGGTGCAAGTAGTTTATTATTTACTTGTATTATTGGACTTTTTACAGGAGTTTCAATAGGGGTTGGAGTTGCTGTATCTCAAAAAATTGGCTCTAAGGACTTAGAGATGGCTTCAAAAGTTTCTTATACTGCTATAACATTTGGTATTATAGGAGGCATTGTTTTAACTCTTATAGGTTTCTTTTCTGCTGAGTTTTTATTAACTTTGATGAATACTCCAAAAGAGATAATGTATGACTCTGTTATATATTTAAAAATTTATTTTTTAAGTATGTTACCAATGATTTTATATAATATTGGTGCTGGAATTATTCGTTCAACTGGAAATTCAAAAACTCCATTCTATATACTTATTATAGGTGGACTTGCAAATGTATTTGCCAATTATATTTTTATAGTAGTATTTAAAATGGGTGTTTCAGGTGTCGCTATTGCCACAACTTTATCTCAAACATTGACTGCTGTTATTGTTTTAACTTATCTATTTAAAAACAAAACTGCAATTAAATTTAAAAGCTCTGAGTTAAAAATAGAATTTTCCTTATTAAAACAAATTCTTTATTTTGGTTTACCTGCTGGAATACAATCAATGCTTATAACATTTTCAAATATAATAGTTCAATACTATATAAATGGTTATGGTGGAGATGCTGTTGCTGCCTATGCAACATATTTCAAATTAGAAAATTTTATTTGGATGCCAATAGTTGCAATAGGGCAAGCAAGTATGACTTTTTCTGGACAAAATGTAGGTGCTAATAACTATAAAAGAGTAAAGAAAGGTGCTTTAGTTGCTATACTTTTATCAGGTGGTTTAAGTATAGTTATTGCAACAATAATACTAACATTTTCTCATACTTTTATGAGAATTTTTATAAAAAATGAAGAGATTATCTATTTGGGAAGTCAGATAGCTTTAACAACTTTTCCTTTCTATTGGCTATATTCTATATTAGAAGTTCTAGGTAGCTCTTTAAGAGGAATGGGCTATTCAATAGTTTCAATGTATGTTACTACTATTTGTCTTTGTGGAGTCAGAATAACATTACTTTATTTAATTTCAAAATTTAATCTTGATTTTAAATCTGTTGCCTATGTTTACCCAATGACTTGGTTTTTCACAGCAAGCATATTTATAATTGCTTTCTTAAAAATTATAAACAAAAAGGACTATAAATAG